A stretch of the Methanobacterium veterum genome encodes the following:
- a CDS encoding Era-like GTP-binding protein has product MPNIFRRFLNKLLGKDKKLKIGLYGHPNSGKTTLANTMTNDWIGKPLGLSSEIPHETRKVYRQEHVSITHNGVELDFDIIDTPGIATKIDYKNFLQFGLSEAEAKERAKEATKGIIEAIKWLDDVTGVILVVDATKDPLTQANITIIGNLEARKIPFVIVANKIDLPEATPERITSVFPQHTVVPISALHGENTENLYEAMIKRFH; this is encoded by the coding sequence ATGCCAAATATTTTCAGAAGATTCCTAAATAAACTGCTCGGAAAAGATAAAAAACTAAAAATAGGGTTATATGGTCATCCTAATTCCGGAAAGACTACTTTAGCAAATACAATGACCAACGACTGGATAGGAAAACCACTAGGACTATCATCAGAGATTCCACACGAAACAAGAAAAGTTTACAGGCAAGAACATGTAAGTATAACACATAACGGAGTTGAACTTGATTTTGATATAATAGACACTCCAGGAATAGCAACAAAAATAGACTACAAGAATTTTCTGCAATTTGGTCTATCTGAGGCAGAAGCAAAAGAAAGGGCAAAAGAAGCAACTAAAGGTATAATAGAAGCCATCAAATGGTTAGATGATGTTACTGGCGTTATTTTAGTTGTAGACGCCACCAAAGATCCACTTACACAGGCAAACATTACCATAATTGGAAATCTAGAGGCAAGAAAAATCCCATTTGTAATCGTAGCAAATAAAATAGATCTTCCTGAAGCCACCCCTGAGCGTATAACCTCAGTATTTCCTCAGCACACAGTAGTGCCTATCTCTGCACTTCACGGTGAAAATACTGAAAACCTTTATGAAGCAATGATTAAAAGGTTCCATTAA